In Methanobacterium bryantii, the following proteins share a genomic window:
- a CDS encoding FmdE family protein, whose amino-acid sequence MKNRTIKRNMVLLVLTVLFTLFICGAASAADSSTIGGNGTSSDLNLSVQNSTDSVSQLSSQNNSPVVDPIIGVKVGYEYSSDSINPEITVKDSKGTKINVTKTYDMAFEGYRLSFDYAGAVNGTKFNVSVSAPGYTTQSQMIGVFLNSANATDTNLYGSATFNMKATAAYKLGREVTKKADQLLNFSKADKVLVITTAGLAYLNGTTTEDCLEGILNGSGGKISYGQGNLLTFQSTRTDPLDFCFVVMNGNSLTAAFFKNGSLKPAYKGTFSAINQTLWEKTIVPTFGDDAFGYVSLANAWKEGLSTDILRQAAYHGHVCLGTISGQAMISLLLKYYPPGVYGDDGELEATSYRAVSVPGNSDDDAFIYSLDLTSGKRSWVGYETSNTGAADNMVGFIRWCASTNTGTLIIMAFDEDKVVQAYKNETGLTAYSGIASELKFNAWLINKLENDPDSLVDILYVFNITAEVHNNLTGGVDSKNVVCDALGLDMDYILGLGLTNLVEQKNATNYTTGNLTEDQIKQIGIDAANKAIALFAADGITLEKDDPNLTVFTSAGYVRVNEQVMDMVFDGIYDVLGSRLSRATLLSQHNARFNPLFFQFTLVQNGTYISKTLTYDPETGNFTVKNGSSCIIDQVLPYDPPYDVLMAWLWHNHVCGGSSTGYLITDYVYDNFPIGEDEQYSYVSTNDICRDDILSYLLGVSAGSGTYYNQRMESAGSEVGIISIYDSKTKTRRVAILNLTSPKFSGGNSYENYINLYKVLQKYDDWNSPECLAELATIPNLISGPSITRTVDTWVTEEEWQAIISGGNGSLNALEYIKSLPVRTQADLISLLNQNQNGTHNQNGTQNNNGTAVVEAPDGVQGNSQGTSSSGTGSATGSVGDSGPTVSAATQTEVTTDEGTPSDGSNAYEVSKASPNSEESDLNYALIALGAVLCGGLLVVGFFKGSILGFLRK is encoded by the coding sequence ATGAAAAATAGGACAATTAAGCGAAATATGGTATTACTAGTGTTAACAGTTCTATTTACGCTGTTTATTTGTGGTGCAGCGTCAGCTGCAGATTCATCAACTATTGGAGGTAATGGTACTAGTTCAGATTTGAACTTATCTGTACAGAATAGTACTGATTCTGTATCGCAGTTATCTTCACAAAATAATAGTCCTGTAGTAGATCCCATAATCGGCGTGAAAGTGGGTTATGAGTATTCTTCGGATTCTATTAATCCCGAAATAACTGTCAAGGATAGCAAGGGTACGAAAATTAATGTCACCAAGACTTATGACATGGCTTTTGAAGGTTATAGACTGAGTTTTGATTATGCAGGAGCTGTAAATGGTACTAAGTTCAACGTTAGTGTTTCTGCACCAGGTTATACTACCCAAAGTCAGATGATCGGCGTGTTTTTAAACTCTGCCAATGCTACAGACACTAACCTGTACGGCAGCGCAACTTTCAACATGAAAGCTACTGCTGCTTATAAATTAGGTCGAGAGGTAACTAAAAAGGCAGATCAGCTTTTAAACTTTTCAAAAGCAGATAAAGTGCTGGTTATAACTACTGCTGGTTTAGCGTATTTAAATGGGACCACAACTGAGGACTGTTTGGAAGGTATTCTAAACGGTTCTGGCGGTAAGATCAGTTACGGTCAAGGAAACCTGCTAACATTCCAATCAACTAGAACAGATCCACTGGATTTCTGCTTTGTGGTTATGAATGGGAATTCACTGACTGCAGCGTTCTTCAAGAATGGTTCATTAAAACCAGCTTATAAAGGTACTTTCTCTGCTATCAACCAGACTTTATGGGAGAAAACCATTGTTCCAACATTTGGTGATGATGCATTTGGCTATGTCAGCCTGGCTAATGCCTGGAAAGAAGGATTATCAACAGACATCCTGAGACAAGCTGCATACCACGGCCATGTTTGTCTGGGAACCATCAGCGGGCAGGCTATGATAAGTCTCCTGCTCAAATATTACCCTCCAGGGGTATATGGAGATGATGGAGAACTGGAAGCAACAAGTTACAGGGCAGTTAGTGTGCCAGGTAATTCAGATGATGACGCTTTCATCTATTCCTTGGATTTAACCTCAGGAAAACGTTCTTGGGTTGGATATGAAACCAGCAACACAGGTGCCGCTGACAACATGGTTGGGTTCATCCGATGGTGTGCATCAACCAACACAGGAACTCTTATAATAATGGCTTTCGATGAAGACAAAGTGGTACAGGCATACAAGAATGAAACAGGCCTCACAGCTTACTCAGGTATAGCATCCGAGTTAAAATTCAATGCATGGTTAATAAACAAATTAGAAAATGACCCAGATTCTCTTGTGGATATCCTGTATGTTTTCAATATAACCGCAGAAGTTCACAACAACCTGACTGGAGGAGTCGACTCCAAAAATGTTGTATGTGATGCACTTGGATTGGACATGGACTACATATTAGGACTTGGACTGACAAATCTAGTGGAACAGAAAAATGCTACAAACTACACTACTGGAAACCTAACCGAGGATCAGATCAAACAGATTGGAATAGATGCTGCTAACAAAGCCATTGCATTATTTGCGGCAGACGGCATTACTCTGGAGAAAGATGACCCTAACCTCACAGTCTTCACATCTGCAGGTTATGTACGTGTCAATGAACAGGTAATGGACATGGTTTTTGATGGAATCTACGATGTCTTAGGATCCAGACTTTCCAGAGCAACATTACTATCACAGCACAATGCAAGGTTCAATCCGTTATTCTTCCAGTTCACCCTGGTACAAAATGGAACTTATATCAGTAAAACTCTTACCTACGATCCAGAAACAGGTAATTTTACTGTAAAGAACGGATCTAGTTGTATAATAGACCAGGTACTCCCGTACGACCCACCATACGATGTCTTAATGGCATGGTTATGGCACAACCACGTCTGTGGAGGTAGTTCAACAGGATATTTAATCACTGACTACGTTTATGATAATTTCCCTATAGGAGAAGATGAACAGTACTCTTACGTATCTACCAATGACATCTGTAGAGATGATATTTTATCATATCTCTTAGGAGTTTCTGCAGGATCTGGAACCTATTATAACCAGCGAATGGAGTCAGCAGGTAGTGAAGTTGGAATTATCAGTATATATGACAGCAAAACTAAAACCCGAAGAGTAGCTATACTAAATTTGACCAGTCCCAAATTTTCAGGTGGTAACTCTTATGAAAACTATATAAATCTATATAAAGTACTCCAAAAATACGACGACTGGAATTCACCAGAGTGTCTTGCGGAGTTAGCGACTATACCCAACCTGATTTCTGGACCGTCAATAACTAGGACTGTTGATACTTGGGTAACTGAAGAAGAGTGGCAAGCAATCATATCTGGAGGCAATGGATCTCTTAATGCTCTGGAGTATATTAAGAGCTTACCTGTGCGTACACAAGCAGATCTCATAAGTTTACTGAATCAGAATCAGAATGGTACTCATAATCAGAATGGTACTCAGAATAATAATGGAACTGCTGTAGTAGAAGCTCCTGATGGAGTTCAAGGCAATTCTCAGGGTACTTCAAGCAGTGGTACTGGTTCTGCTACTGGATCTGTAGGTGATTCTGGACCTACTGTTAGTGCAGCTACTCAAACAGAAGTTACTACTGATGAAGGAACTCCTAGTGATGGAAGTAATGCTTATGAAGTTTCCAAAGCTTCTCCTAATTCTGAAGAGTCTGATTTGAACTATGCATTAATAGCTTTAGGAGCTGTTCTCTGCGGAGGACTTCTTGTGGTAGGGTTCTTTAAAGGTAGTATCCTGGGATTCTTGAGGAAATAA
- a CDS encoding MFS transporter: protein MYIYILNAILFLFGTVTAAFSQSFEILLIGRVFQGIGAVLSVLAITIIGDYFDETRGTILGAFGVIIALVYSLGPAISGFLVNYSWHWVFIINIPLAAAVVLLGYFLLPSGKVTEKYAGFDWKGMTFLSIAIASIAYFIFNLSGQFQSSVQYLVFTVFILALIGFWWVERKVMEPILPIDLLKKRDTLIASLVTLIGYFAMGGTYYLSTFAAVAFNLNYSMAAYMILPMTIASLITTPIVGKLLDKTGAKPIMVIGGIITAVGMLFLSYASNPYTFGFSLIFIGVGNASIVGNALYYIFLDETEKSKRASGQALLNILLNTGSLLGGSILASALDFSVSGAASFHSVYLYLAAVYVFLTILSLGLKYKIIGGDNQGEKPANL from the coding sequence ATATATATATATATTTTAAATGCAATTTTATTCTTATTTGGAACAGTAACTGCAGCATTCTCACAATCTTTTGAAATTTTACTCATTGGAAGGGTTTTTCAAGGAATAGGTGCAGTTTTATCAGTTTTAGCAATCACCATCATTGGAGACTACTTCGATGAAACCCGAGGTACCATACTGGGCGCATTCGGAGTCATTATAGCATTAGTATATTCTTTAGGCCCAGCTATCTCAGGATTTCTTGTAAATTACAGCTGGCACTGGGTTTTTATAATAAACATACCTTTAGCTGCGGCAGTAGTGCTTTTAGGATATTTTCTTCTTCCTTCAGGTAAAGTTACCGAAAAATATGCTGGTTTTGACTGGAAAGGCATGACTTTTCTGAGTATAGCTATTGCTTCTATTGCATATTTCATATTCAACTTAAGCGGACAGTTCCAATCATCTGTCCAGTATCTGGTATTTACAGTCTTCATTTTAGCACTTATTGGATTCTGGTGGGTGGAAAGAAAAGTTATGGAACCTATTCTTCCTATTGACCTTTTAAAAAAGAGAGATACCCTAATAGCTAGTTTAGTCACATTAATTGGTTATTTTGCCATGGGTGGGACATATTACTTATCTACCTTTGCAGCCGTAGCTTTCAACCTCAATTATTCAATGGCAGCTTATATGATACTGCCCATGACCATTGCTTCCCTGATAACTACACCTATAGTAGGTAAGCTGCTGGACAAAACAGGTGCAAAACCAATCATGGTGATTGGTGGTATCATAACAGCCGTAGGAATGTTATTCCTGAGTTATGCGTCTAATCCATACACATTTGGATTTTCATTAATTTTTATTGGTGTTGGGAATGCTTCCATTGTTGGCAATGCCCTTTACTATATATTCCTGGATGAAACTGAAAAATCAAAAAGAGCATCCGGCCAGGCTCTTTTGAATATACTATTAAACACAGGATCACTTTTAGGAGGGTCAATTTTGGCTTCAGCCCTGGATTTCAGCGTTTCTGGCGCTGCTTCGTTCCACAGCGTTTATCTCTACCTGGCAGCAGTTTATGTTTTCCTGACCATTCTCTCATTGGGACTTAAATATAAAATCATTGGAGGTGATAATCAGGGAGAAAAACCAGCTAATTTGTAA
- a CDS encoding GNAT family N-acetyltransferase: MDFFIQKVLNNATCSKGEVHITYFNIKQLKTEDIKHYGVENFIFKIINEEFGYGYVPEYHHDIINIEDYYIKPDKSVFLLATHKNTGNLIGTLGIRAYDKNYNIFNGIYNSKSTASIWRVFIDKRWRRNGVGSKLVSTAEKFCKDKGYKNLYLHTQKIVDGSLDFWLSKGYRITRDMKNELGTVHMEKVI, translated from the coding sequence CTGGACTTTTTCATTCAAAAAGTATTAAACAATGCAACATGCAGCAAAGGAGAGGTTCATATTACTTATTTCAATATAAAACAGCTGAAAACAGAAGACATAAAACATTACGGTGTAGAAAATTTCATTTTTAAAATAATAAATGAAGAATTTGGCTACGGGTACGTTCCAGAATACCACCATGATATCATAAACATAGAAGACTATTACATTAAACCTGATAAAAGCGTATTTTTACTTGCAACCCATAAAAATACAGGAAATTTAATAGGAACTCTTGGAATAAGAGCTTATGACAAAAATTATAATATATTTAATGGGATTTATAATTCAAAAAGTACTGCAAGCATTTGGAGAGTTTTTATAGATAAAAGATGGAGAAGAAACGGTGTTGGCTCCAAGTTAGTAAGTACCGCAGAAAAGTTCTGCAAAGATAAAGGTTATAAAAACCTGTACCTCCATACACAAAAGATAGTGGATGGTTCACTGGATTTCTGGCTCTCAAAGGGATATAGAATTACCAGAGACATGAAAAATGAATTAGGGACCGTGCACATGGAAAAAGTTATATAA
- a CDS encoding beta strand repeat-containing protein → MLFKQKIILTAIMAFAILCMTGTVSAANYNVNNTSYTSIFTSTGISSIFNLNGVDYTLKKGDTFTFMDGIYKNVAIILDKQVSILARGNVSLFSDGSSDIIQILSTANGTHVSGFNINGSLKVNGNNAIINNNSIVSSARDGIKISGDNVTVSNNTINGSTLSAVNSAGNNAHIENNYINSSRKDGISSSGSNAAITNNKIYYGLNGINSTGNNVYMENNSIYSSSNDGIISSGNKATIKSSVISFCGKNGINSKGNNANLNATNVTWNNAHGISSSGDNVTIYNSSSKYNKKSGIYSGGYHANLTLNDANYNKEHGIYSKGNNATISQSYTHYNDMNGMYVTGNNNMVNNSYAWLNSYSGVNSTGIGNKFSCIESKYNTLHGIYLSGANNTVSSSTLSYNTLNGIYSTGNNAQISYSYAAGNKNNGIRTSGNNATLYFIYDASSNSQNGIYSTGNNLQMSLVLGANSNKWNGIYLAGNNASVWYVTANNNTKNGIYSTCSNLYLYTVVSAGNNTWNGIHSAGSNAIISDVIASSNLKNGVHSTGSGANLVSITANSNKNNGILSSGSKVNIIYAKTNYNLLNGIYSTGSNALIRNSTSNSNKQNGIMSSSYQTTIYCCNMTKNSINGIYSTGSTVKIIKNKLSSNSNCGINSYGYNALIDSNTIYSNKYGVHSKGSKVFIYGNKIYSNKIHGICSLGSSSTIFSNNAYSNRGSGIYSTGSSAYIYKNTANSNYQNGIYSAGKSASLFYNTASCNKGSGIYSTGAKAQVARNTTKKNKVYGIYAKGKGTRMACNTSTGNKKKNVKR, encoded by the coding sequence AGCAAATTATAATGTGAATAATACTAGTTATACTAGTATATTTACTTCTACAGGGATTTCAAGCATCTTCAACCTGAATGGTGTTGATTATACGCTTAAAAAAGGGGATACATTCACATTTATGGACGGCATATATAAAAATGTAGCAATAATCCTTGATAAGCAAGTATCTATTTTGGCCAGAGGTAATGTGAGCCTTTTTAGTGATGGAAGCAGTGATATTATCCAAATTTTAAGTACAGCTAATGGTACCCATGTTTCTGGGTTTAATATCAATGGTTCTTTAAAAGTAAATGGAAATAATGCAATTATAAACAATAATAGCATTGTCTCTTCTGCCAGAGACGGCATTAAGATTTCAGGAGACAATGTTACTGTTTCCAATAATACAATTAACGGGAGTACGCTTTCTGCCGTGAATTCTGCGGGAAATAATGCACATATAGAAAACAATTACATTAATTCCAGCAGAAAAGACGGGATAAGTTCATCTGGAAGTAATGCAGCCATAACGAACAATAAGATTTATTATGGATTAAATGGAATAAATTCAACTGGAAATAATGTTTATATGGAAAACAATAGCATTTACTCCAGCAGCAATGACGGAATAATCTCTTCCGGGAATAAAGCCACCATAAAAAGCAGTGTTATTTCTTTTTGCGGCAAAAATGGAATAAATTCCAAGGGAAATAACGCTAATCTCAATGCCACTAATGTAACATGGAATAATGCCCATGGAATTAGCTCTTCTGGAGATAATGTTACAATTTACAACAGTTCGTCCAAGTACAACAAGAAATCAGGCATTTATTCAGGAGGATATCATGCAAATCTCACTTTAAACGATGCTAATTACAATAAAGAACATGGAATTTATTCTAAAGGAAATAATGCCACCATATCCCAGTCATATACTCATTACAATGATATGAACGGTATGTATGTAACTGGAAACAATAATATGGTTAACAATTCTTATGCATGGTTAAATAGTTACTCAGGTGTTAACTCCACAGGCATCGGAAACAAATTCAGTTGCATTGAATCTAAATATAATACATTACATGGTATCTACCTATCGGGTGCTAATAACACAGTATCCTCCTCAACACTAAGTTACAATACCCTAAATGGAATCTATTCTACAGGAAATAATGCCCAAATAAGCTACAGCTATGCCGCAGGCAATAAAAATAATGGAATACGCACCTCTGGAAACAACGCTACACTGTACTTTATTTATGATGCATCCAGCAACAGCCAGAATGGTATTTACTCGACAGGGAATAACCTTCAAATGAGTCTTGTTTTAGGTGCTAACTCCAATAAATGGAATGGTATTTATCTTGCTGGAAATAATGCCAGTGTATGGTATGTTACTGCCAATAATAATACTAAAAACGGGATATATTCCACATGCAGCAATCTGTACCTTTACACAGTGGTCAGTGCAGGCAACAATACATGGAATGGCATACATTCTGCAGGCAGCAATGCCATCATATCAGATGTTATCGCATCTTCTAATTTAAAAAATGGAGTTCATTCTACAGGTTCGGGTGCTAATCTAGTGAGTATCACAGCAAATTCCAATAAGAATAATGGAATCCTCTCATCTGGATCTAAAGTCAATATAATTTATGCCAAAACAAACTACAACCTTTTAAACGGAATTTATTCTACAGGATCAAATGCTTTAATAAGAAATTCCACATCTAATTCAAACAAGCAAAATGGTATCATGTCTTCATCTTACCAGACGACTATTTACTGCTGCAACATGACTAAAAACTCCATTAATGGAATATATTCAACAGGATCCACTGTTAAAATCATTAAAAATAAACTTTCATCCAATTCCAACTGCGGCATCAATTCTTATGGTTATAACGCTTTGATAGATTCTAATACTATCTACAGCAATAAATATGGAGTGCATTCTAAAGGATCAAAGGTTTTTATTTACGGCAATAAAATTTATTCCAATAAAATTCATGGAATCTGTTCTTTGGGTTCATCTTCTACCATATTCTCAAACAATGCTTACTCTAACAGGGGTAGTGGAATATATTCTACAGGATCTTCAGCATACATCTATAAAAATACAGCAAACAGCAACTACCAGAATGGTATTTATTCTGCAGGTAAATCCGCATCTTTATTCTATAACACAGCTTCTTGCAATAAAGGAAGTGGAATTTATTCTACAGGTGCTAAAGCTCAAGTTGCTAGAAATACAACCAAAAAAAACAAAGTATATGGAATATATGCAAAGGGTAAAGGTACAAGAATGGCCTGTAATACATCTACTGGAAATAAGAAAAAGAATGTTAAGAGATAG
- a CDS encoding energy-coupling factor ABC transporter permease has translation MHLPDGLIPLWQAAIYWILTIIILAVYIFKLSRTEEKEKKIVATAIFAAATFVASSLSIPSPFGVPVHFFLIPLVVILLGPLSGVAVEFLCLIVQFFFLGMGGITSLGANTVTMGIVLSFSTYLFYKLTLDLDKRLSVFAGTLMGIAMATIAQALMLVSAGVATLDMLMATLIPFYLFVAVIEGIANVFIVSALSGVKPELLTLNKGEEILK, from the coding sequence CTGCATTTACCTGATGGACTTATACCGTTATGGCAGGCTGCGATTTACTGGATTTTAACCATTATTATACTGGCAGTGTATATATTCAAACTTTCCAGAACGGAGGAAAAGGAAAAGAAAATTGTGGCAACGGCTATATTTGCAGCCGCTACATTTGTAGCATCATCATTATCGATACCATCACCATTTGGAGTACCTGTGCATTTTTTCCTGATACCTCTGGTGGTGATTTTGCTTGGTCCTCTAAGCGGTGTTGCAGTGGAATTTTTATGCCTTATTGTACAGTTTTTCTTTTTGGGAATGGGAGGCATAACTTCTTTAGGTGCTAATACTGTGACTATGGGAATAGTACTGAGCTTTTCAACGTATCTTTTCTATAAACTAACTTTAGATCTTGATAAGAGGTTAAGTGTTTTTGCAGGCACATTAATGGGAATAGCCATGGCTACAATAGCCCAGGCCTTGATGCTGGTCTCAGCAGGAGTTGCAACATTAGACATGTTAATGGCTACGTTGATTCCATTCTATTTGTTTGTAGCGGTTATTGAAGGGATTGCGAACGTATTCATCGTATCGGCACTATCAGGCGTTAAACCTGAACTTTTAACATTGAATAAGGGTGAGGAGATCTTAAAATGA
- a CDS encoding nicotianamine synthase family protein, giving the protein MSCYKYWGNIVNICKSLEKYDGCKIGEYPLEEVIPILDAVEIIAHDESIDFDSAKHILENERMNQALNTIRKFYVDVGTNLEIDKAKEILEAEDPWAKLSSFHFYRRYEKLVNNEENLAKFSKGDKLVFIGGGPLPLTIIMFNKFFGVKGTSIEVVPEIADLSRKVLEKLGLSSQINVVDGNETVLSHMDYDGVMVAAFAEPKMRVFEHVHESVEPETKILYRTYSGMRAILYTPIKHEDLDGFTELGRVFPTGKVNNTSVLIKKIT; this is encoded by the coding sequence ATGAGCTGTTACAAATACTGGGGAAACATAGTGAATATATGCAAATCACTTGAAAAGTACGATGGCTGTAAAATAGGGGAATATCCTTTAGAAGAGGTTATACCTATCTTAGATGCTGTTGAAATCATTGCACATGATGAAAGTATTGATTTTGACTCAGCAAAACACATACTGGAAAATGAAAGGATGAACCAGGCCCTCAATACTATAAGGAAGTTCTATGTTGATGTTGGAACCAACCTGGAAATAGATAAGGCAAAAGAGATACTGGAAGCTGAAGATCCATGGGCCAAACTTTCATCGTTCCACTTCTATCGCAGGTATGAAAAGCTTGTAAACAACGAAGAAAACCTTGCAAAGTTCTCAAAAGGGGATAAACTCGTTTTTATAGGTGGTGGGCCTCTTCCTTTAACAATTATAATGTTCAATAAGTTTTTCGGCGTTAAAGGTACCAGTATTGAAGTAGTTCCGGAAATAGCGGATCTTTCAAGGAAAGTTCTTGAAAAACTTGGACTTAGCTCTCAGATAAATGTTGTTGATGGGAATGAAACTGTACTTTCCCACATGGACTATGATGGTGTTATGGTTGCGGCATTTGCAGAACCTAAAATGAGGGTTTTTGAACATGTTCACGAATCAGTTGAACCTGAAACCAAGATTCTTTACAGGACTTACAGTGGTATGAGGGCCATTCTTTACACGCCTATAAAACATGAGGATTTAGATGGTTTCACGGAGCTTGGAAGGGTTTTTCCAACAGGTAAAGTAAACAATACATCGGTACTTATTAAGAAGATAACATAA
- a CDS encoding nicotianamine synthase family protein encodes MSCYIYWDKILKISQTLSKFNDFESKKLPLDKILHLLGEIEEIAHDKNIGFDDAKHILSDKKMGPALDVIREFYIDVAERLEVEKAQDILQSHDPWKTLESFYFFDRYQKLIQNEHGLIPFVPDEKIVFIGGGPLPLTLIMLHKFYGIHGISIEIIPEIAALSKEIIKKLRLDQHIDVVVGDETQLNNLDYDVVMVAALAEPKERVFENVKKQIDPSIPVIYRTYMGMRAILYAPVTEDVLRGFKIENMALPTGKVNNTSVLIKKEV; translated from the coding sequence ATGAGTTGTTACATTTACTGGGATAAGATTTTAAAAATTTCCCAAACTTTAAGTAAATTTAATGACTTTGAGTCAAAAAAGTTACCTTTAGATAAAATTTTACATTTGCTTGGGGAAATAGAAGAAATTGCTCACGATAAAAATATTGGATTTGATGATGCAAAGCACATATTAAGCGATAAAAAGATGGGTCCCGCCCTGGATGTAATTAGAGAATTCTACATTGATGTAGCGGAAAGGTTAGAAGTTGAAAAAGCACAGGACATACTTCAGTCCCATGACCCCTGGAAAACATTAGAATCGTTTTATTTCTTTGATCGCTATCAAAAACTAATTCAAAATGAACATGGACTTATTCCTTTTGTACCTGACGAAAAAATAGTGTTTATTGGGGGCGGACCACTTCCCCTAACTTTGATAATGCTCCACAAATTTTATGGGATACATGGTATAAGCATAGAAATTATTCCTGAAATTGCTGCACTTTCAAAGGAAATAATAAAAAAACTGCGTTTAGACCAGCATATAGATGTGGTAGTTGGAGACGAAACACAGCTCAACAATTTGGATTATGATGTGGTGATGGTGGCTGCACTGGCCGAACCCAAAGAGCGAGTTTTTGAGAATGTAAAAAAACAGATAGATCCATCTATTCCTGTTATCTACAGAACTTATATGGGTATGAGGGCTATTTTATATGCTCCAGTTACAGAAGATGTACTTAGGGGATTTAAAATAGAAAACATGGCTTTACCTACAGGTAAGGTGAATAACACATCGGTGCTCATTAAAAAAGAAGTTTAA
- a CDS encoding radical SAM protein: MNCAAGTVRVNRLEGERGICRASIPEVAYTSLTPMLKSYSLTLRGCSFKCMYCNAYCISQYPDSGWMYRGYVQPESMVQEALKSFKTSFARSRDITKLNFTGGELSIHILYLEAVTSRMKEEIPELKIGMATNGFSTLKTMKRLVKISSSINFEIKAFDDEIHHAITGATVGPVLKNVEWLMRKHPEKIRVLRTVVIPSINDSQVLKIAQFIQDINPDVQYRLVGFRPHFMFYYHRGTSKEFMQELVKSCKKLGMKKIDYSGYYPSENGFKKHDNKKGIKRAYSYLNAAGCY; this comes from the coding sequence GTGAATTGTGCAGCTGGAACTGTCAGGGTAAACAGGCTCGAAGGCGAGCGAGGAATATGCAGGGCCAGCATTCCTGAGGTAGCATATACAAGCCTCACTCCTATGCTGAAAAGTTATAGTTTAACACTACGGGGATGTTCTTTTAAATGTATGTACTGCAACGCTTACTGCATCTCGCAGTATCCTGATTCGGGATGGATGTACAGGGGTTATGTGCAACCAGAAAGTATGGTTCAAGAAGCCTTAAAATCTTTTAAAACTTCTTTTGCTCGAAGTAGGGACATAACTAAACTTAATTTTACTGGAGGAGAACTTTCTATTCACATACTCTATTTAGAAGCAGTAACGTCGAGAATGAAAGAAGAAATCCCTGAACTGAAAATTGGGATGGCTACAAATGGATTTTCCACACTTAAAACCATGAAACGACTGGTAAAAATATCGTCCAGTATCAATTTTGAAATAAAAGCATTTGACGATGAAATACACCATGCAATTACAGGTGCCACAGTGGGCCCAGTTTTAAAAAATGTTGAATGGTTAATGAGAAAGCATCCTGAAAAAATTAGAGTATTGAGAACTGTGGTTATACCCAGTATTAATGATTCTCAAGTCCTTAAAATAGCTCAATTTATTCAAGATATAAATCCCGATGTCCAGTATAGATTAGTTGGGTTTAGACCACATTTTATGTTTTACTATCATCGGGGCACCTCTAAAGAATTCATGCAGGAACTGGTTAAATCATGTAAGAAACTGGGAATGAAAAAAATAGATTACTCAGGTTATTATCCTTCTGAAAATGGTTTCAAGAAGCACGATAATAAAAAAGGAATAAAGCGAGCTTATAGCTATTTGAATGCTGCAGGATGCTACTAA
- a CDS encoding MFS transporter, which translates to MFGSLKSRILAVIFAGAVLIAIDGSTISPILESIQKSFGVNESVITWIFNIEILFLMLGTPIMAKLSDRYGRKYIYIF; encoded by the coding sequence ATGTTTGGAAGCTTAAAGTCTAGAATTCTGGCAGTTATTTTTGCCGGTGCTGTGTTGATAGCTATAGATGGTTCAACCATCAGCCCTATTTTAGAATCAATACAAAAATCTTTTGGAGTTAATGAAAGTGTTATAACATGGATATTCAACATTGAAATTCTATTTTTGATGTTAGGAACTCCAATAATGGCTAAACTATCTGATCGGTATGGTAGAAAATATATATATATATTTTAA